TAAAAGGCAATGTTCTTGTTGTCAAAGGTATTGATGCAATAGACGGCTCACCTGTAATAGACATAAAGCCTTATTATGAAAGAATTGATATTCCCAAAGGGTTAAAAGAGGAAATTTTCAAAGTGCAAAGCAAATGACATGTTTGAAAGGTGGTGTTAATTATGACATGGGAAAAAGAAATGCTCTGGAAAAAAGCAGCTAAGTTTCACGGGCATGTATGTCCCGGGCTTGCAATTGGTTTTAGGGCATGTGAGGCAGCAGTAAAAAAGCTTTCGCTCAGGTTTTCTCACGATGAAGAGATAGTTTGCATTGCAGAAAATGATGCGTGTGGTGTTGATGCCATTCAGGCAATTCTGGGCTGCAGTGCCGGCAAAGGCAATCTTATTTTCAAAGACAGGGGCAAACAGGCATTTACTTTTTTCAGAAGGGATACAAATCAGGGTATCAGAATTGTTTTCAGAGGTTTTAATGAAAACAGATCAAGAGAAGAAAACCTGCAGTATATCCTTTCTGCAGATTTGGATGAGATTTTCGAGTACAAAGAACCAAAAGACAAACTTCCAAATATGGCACGCATTTTCAGGTCTTTGAAATGTGAAAACTGCGGCGAGATGGCAGCAGAGCACAGAATAAGAATTTTGGAAGGCAAATTTTTGTGCCTTGATTGCTATGAAGACTACTCAAGAGGATGGGGAAGATAAAGCTTTTCCTCATCCTCTTTTTTCAAAGCCTCTTTTATATCCTCAATTATCTGTGAAAATATCTCTTTCATGGATAGATTAACTGTTCCGGGAATAAATATTCCGTGAAGATTCAAGGGTATTATGTACTTTTTGCAATCAAGGCTGAAAACCAGATGTGCTATCTTTGCAGTGATTTCACCATTTATGCCACCGCAGCTCAGAATACCAATAGGTCCAACAATTGCATCGGGCACAAAGTTTGTTAAAAAATAGACAATTTCATCTTCACCACAATATCCGCTATCTGCTCCGCTTTTTAGCATGTTCTGCACTGCAACTTCGTTTGTTCCAAGTGCCACGATTTTTACATCATCTTTAAGCTCTTTTTTAAGTCTTTTAATAAATGATTTCCCAAGTCCTGCACCCTGTCCGTCCATCACAGCTATTACCATTTTGGCAGTGATATCCTTTTCGTTTTAATTTGCTGAAATCTATTATACAATAAAAATAAGTGAAATTAAATATTGGACTTTTTTGACAGATTTATGACAAAAAAATCAATTGATTTTTTATAAATTTTATTAGTATAATTTTCAATGATTAAGATTTAACAAAATGTGTGTACCAGTGGGGAACAGAATTATGAAAAGAGTGCTAATAGTTGATGATTCAGAGCTTATGTGTGAATTTATAAAAAATTGCATAGGGAAGAGGATAGAGGATGCTGTAATTTTTACTGCAAAAAATCCATTAATTGCAATCAGAAAAGCAAGGACGTTCAAAATGGACCTTGCTTTGATAGATTTTGAAATGCCTTTCATGAATGGGCTTTTGCTTATAGATTATTTGAAAGAGATAAATCATTTTACAAGAATAATAATGGTTTCGGCTTTTACAGAACCTGGTGCCAGGATTACCGTTGAAGCTTTGAGCAAAGGTGCTCTTGATTACATTTTAAAACCATCCGGTTTGGAAGATGCAAAAAGATTTGAAGAAGAGTTGGTGGAAAAAGTAAAGTGGGCATTGGGCGATGTTGATTATAAAAAGAAGAAAAGGGTATCAAAATTAGATGTTGAATCAAATGGCGTTCAGGTAGTTTCACGGGCACCTTCTGTTGTTATTCCAAAACCCAGGATTTCAAAACAGGATGATTTGGTGCAAAGGGTGAAAAACAGCGAAGTTATTGCCATTGGAATCTCAACAGGTGGACCTCCTGTGCTTGAAAAGATATTTACAAATTTAAAAAGCGATTTCAAAATTCCCATCCTTGTTGTTCAGCACATGCCTCCAACCTTCACAAAAGCCTTAGCTGACAGGCTTGCCAGAATTTCAAAAAGAGAGATAAAAGAAGCCGAGGATAGAGAAGAGATAAGACAGGGGGTAATTTATATTGCTAAGGGCGGAGTCCATTTGGCTGTTGAAAGGGTGCTCGGCAGGTTCTATACAAGACTGCTTGACAATGTTGAAAAAGTAAATAGCCACAAGCCCTCCTGTGATATACTTTTTAGCTCTGTTGCAGAATGGTACCAGGACAGAGCAACAGGAATTATCATGACCGGTATGGGTTGTGATGGTGCCCAGGGGCTTTTGGAGATGAGAAATCAGGGAGCGCTTACAATTGCTCAGGACAGAGAATCATGTGTTGTGTACGGTATGCCACGGGTTGCTGTAGAAAAAGGAGCGGCAGAAGTGGTTATGAGCGTTGATGAGATAATAAAGCTTTTAAATAGTGTTTAAATATGGTTATCTTTTTCAGCACAGCAGGATGAAGATGCATGTATTTTCCGGGTAAGCAAATACATCTGCTGCAGAGTATTTTCGAGCCTGAAGTAGTAAATAATATAGGCAACTGTCAAGACCAGAAATAAAGTATCCAGAGCGTACAAAAGAAGTAGATTATCTGCTCTTATGACAAGGGTGAGCAAAAAGCCGGCAAAGGTAAGCAGTGAAAAAAACAGAGTTATTATCAGGTGAACAAGTCTTTCGTGCTGAAAATATGATATCATCTCATGGTTGAATTTTAAAAAGTCTTTGGATTGTTCTGAATTACTTCTATTGATTTGTTTTAGCATTTCCAAATGTTCTTTCATGAGTTTGAGCAGCATTTAATAAAACCTCCACTTTCAGCTGCAGCCTCTTTTTTTATACTTTCATATTTTCCTCATCTCTTTTTACGCTTGTTTTTTAATTATCGTATTCTGATTAAATTATACCACAATCCAATTCAAAAAGATTTCTAAAAATATGTATATCTTTTTTGTAAAGTATGTGGTATATATAAAGTTAAAATAAACTTTTGCGGGAAGATTGTGATTTTGAAGATGAACAGGCACACACAGATACCCGAAAAATTTAAAAAATTCTTCTGGGATGTTGAATTTGAAGACTTAGACATTCAAAGGAACAAAACATTCATTATAACAAGGCTTTTGAATTTTGGAGACCAGGATTGTATAAAGTGGCTATTTAGCACATATTCAAAAGAAGAGATTAAAGATGTAGTAAAAAATAGCAGAGGGCTTTTGAAAAAACCTGCAAGGTTCTGGCAGCTATATTTCAACTTGAAAGAGGATGAAATGAAATGTTTTGAGGTATTTAAAAAGATGGAGGGATTGTATCCATTTTAGTGGTATTTTAAAATGGAGGTTAGCTTTAAGATGTTTTTTAATGTTTTAGAATATCAAAGATATGAAGTTCTAAATAAGATTGTAAAAAGTGATGTTGTTGGAGAGTCTTACCTGGCTGGTGGAACAGGACTTGCTTTGCAGCTTGGGCATAGAGTTTCTGAAGATTTTGACTTTTTCTCACCAGTAGAATTTTCAGGTGATGATATAATATACAAATTAGAAAAGGTGGGCGACGTAAACATATTGTATTCATCCAAAGATACTCTTCATTTGCTTTTAGATGGAGTTAGGGTAACATGGCTATATTATTCCAATCCGTTGTTAGATAATCTTGTAATACCGGCTGAAATAAAAGGTTTGAGAATTGCTTCAAAAAAAGATATAGGCGTGATGAAACTGGTTGCCATTTCTTCAAGAGGGACAAGAAAGGATTTTATTGATTTGTACTGTATATGCCAGTCAGGAATAGAGCTTGATGAGCTTTTTAAACTTCTTCCACAAAAATTTCCAAACAAAGTGATAAATCTTTATCATATTCTTATTAGCCTTTGCTACTTTGATGATGCAGAGAATGAAGCAATGCCTAAAATGCTCATTAGACTTGATTGGGATGATGTCAAGAAATTTTTCTTAGATAATTGTAAGAAATTAATCAAACTGATAGAATGAAATTATTTTCGAGAAAGAAGGTGTGCTTCCTTGAATATAGTTGCATTTTCACACTACAAAGAAGTAGCTTCTGAAGATTTAAAAGATTCATATGCGATTGTCATTGACCTTCTGAGGGCTACCTCTACCATGATATGGGCTATTTCAAACGGTGCAAAGAGGATAATTCCGGTTGAAAAGGTTGAAGAAGCCCTTCTTTTTAAAAAGCTTGATGAAAGCGTTCTTCTTGGTGGAGAAAGAGGCGGCTTGAAGATAGACGGTTTTGACCTTGACAACTCACCTCTTTCGTACAAAAGTGAAGTTGTGTCTGGCAGAACCATTGTGATGACAACAACAAATGGCACAAGAGCGCTGAAAAAAGCAGCAGGTGCAAAGCGCATTTTTCCCGGTTCATTTATAAACGCCAGAAAAACTGCAGAGTATATTATAAAAGAGGCTCTGTGCCATGATATTCACACAATTTCAATTGTGTGTGCCGGGACAGAAGAGAAATTTACACTTGAAGATATTCTCTGTGCAGGCTATTTTGTCCATTTGCTTAAAAAGCATTTTCCAGATGCTTTTTTGGATGACCTTTCCATTGCTTCATACGAGCTTTATAAAAAATTTGAAAATGACCCTCACGAAATATTAAAATATTCATATCACTATAACAACTTAAAAAAGCTTGGCTTTGTTTCTGACCTTGAGTTCTGTCTCAAAAAAGACTTTGTTGACATGGTGTGCGAGTACAAAAACCTTGTGGTAGAGAAGGTGTGAAAATGTATGAGATTTATCTTTCCTCATACTCAAAGAGAATTTACAGGAAAAGAGCTAAAATAGTTTCTGCTGCTGGTATGTTTGCAATCCTTGCAATAGCCAGCCTGCTTCACTTTGGATTTGAGTTTTTTGGAAAGGTCAAACCTACCGCTATTATTTTTGCTGTTAATGAGAGTGTATGGGAGCATCTTAAAATTGGCTTTTTCGGGGGGTTGATTTTTTACATAATTGAATTTATCATTTATGGAAAGAAGTTTGACAATTTCATAGTGGGAAAATCGGTTGCGCTGTTTCTGATCCCATTTTTGACGGCAGTGTTTTTCTACACCTACACCGCATTTTTGAATGACAATCTGATTCTGGACATACTCACCCTTGTTCTGGCAGTTGTCATTGCCCAGCTTGTCTCCTTAAGGATTATACTTTCAAACAGGAAGATAAAAAAGCTACCTTTTGTTATATTGATAATTATCCTTTTAATAATATTTCCACTTTTTACATACTTTCCACCAAAAATTCCACAGCTTTTTTACGACTTTGCACACAGGCGCTGGGGAATGTAGGTGCTAAAGTATGTTTTTGATTTTCGAAAGATTTTACAAAGGGGAGTGGGAAGACATATGGAAAAACCAAAGTTTTATATAACAACGCCCATATACTATCCATCTGATAAACTTCATATAGGACACACATACTGCACGGTTGCAGCAGACACCATTGCAAGGTACAAAAGGCTAAGGGGCTTTGATGTGTTTTTCCTGACCGGCACAGATGAGCACGGGCAGAAGATAGAAAGAAAGGCTCAGGAAGCTGGCAAGACACCTCAGGAGTATGTTGATGAGATAGTTGCCTCAATCAAAGATCTCTGGAAGCTTATGAACATCTCATACGATGACTTTATAAGAACAACAGAAGAGAGACACAAGAAGGTTGTCCAGAAGATATTCACAAAGCTTTATGAGCAGGGAGATATTTACAAAAGCGAGTATGAGGGCTGGTACTGCACACCGTGCGAGTCCTTCTGGCTTGACAGGCAGCTTGTTGATGGCAAGTGCCCTGACTGTGGCAGACCTGTTGAGAGGGCAAGAGAAGAGAGCTACTTTTTCAGGCTTTCAAAATACCAGGATGCGCTTGTTAAATACATTGAGGAACATCCGGACTTTATTGTTCCGCAGTCGCGCGCAAATGAGATGATAAACAACTTTATAAAGCCAGGGCTTGAGGATGTGTGCGTTTCAAGGACAACCTTGAAATGGGGAATCCCTGTGCCGTTTGACCAGAAGCATGTAATCTATGTGTGGATAGACGCACTTTCAAACTATATAACTGCACTGGGGTATATGAGCGAGGATGACAGCAGGTTCAAAAGATACTGGCCGGCAGATGTTCACCTTGTTGGGAAAGAGATTGTCAGGTTCCACACAATTATCTGGCCGGCAATGCTGATGGCACTGGGGCTTCCGCTTCCCAAAATGGTTTTTGGTCATGGCTGGCTGCTTTTGGAAGGCGGTAAGATGTCAAAATCAAAAGGAAATGTTGTTGACCCTGTAATCCTTGCACAAAAATACGGGGTTGACAGCTTAAGGTATTTTCTTTTGCGCGAGATTCCGTTTGGCGCAGATGGACACTTTTCAGAAGATGCACTGAAGACAAGGCACAATAGCGACCTTGCAAACGACCTTGGAAATCTTCTGTCACGAACAGTTGCGATGATTGAAAAATACTTTGATGGGGTTGTGCAACTTCCTGAAGAAAAAGATGAGCTTGATAATGAGATCATAACACTGGCAAAACAGGTTTATGATAATGTATGCAAATATTTGGATGAGCTTCAATTTTCAAATGCACTGATTGAAATCTGGAAGCTGATTGCAAGGGCAAACAAATATATAGATGAGACAATGCCATGGGTGCTTGGCAAAGATAAGTCAAAGTATCCGCGCCTTAAGACAGTTTTGTACAACCTGGCAGAGGTTTTGAGGATTGTTGCAATACTCATTGAGCCTTTTATGCCACAGACAACACCAAAGATGCTTTCTCAGCTTGGGATTTCAAAAGAAGAAAATCCGGATATAACAGCCTGGGAGTCGGCTGCAAATTTTGGACTTATCAAAGAGGGCACAAGGGTGAGAAAAGACCAGCCACTTTTCCCGAGAATTATTGATGATGAGGAGGAGAAAAAGGTGCAAGAACAAAGCAAAGATCTTACAAAAATAGAAGGTGCTGTGCCTGCAGATGACAAAAAAGAAGAGGAAAAGAAAGAGTATATTTCAATAGAGGATTTTGCAAAGATTGAACTTAAAGTTGCAAAAGTTTTAGAAGCAGAAAAGATAGAAGGTGCTGACAAGCTTTTGAAACTCATTGTTGACCTTGGTGATGAGAAGCGTCAGATAGTTGCGGGCATTGCAAAGCACTACAGCCCGGAAGAGCTTGTTGGCAAGAAGATTGTGGTTGTTGCAAATCTAAAGCCTGCAAAGCTTCGCGGAGTTGAGTCGCAGGGTATGCTTCTGGCAGCGTCGATTGGCGATGAGCTTTGTATAATTTCGCCTGAAAAAGACATCAAAGAGGGTGCCAGAGTAAAGTGATGATAGTTGATGTTCATGCACACTATGACGATGAGGCATTTTTGGAAGATTTGGAGGATGTGATGGCAAAGCTAAAGAGAGAGGGGATTGTTGCCATCTCATCCTCTTCATCTATTGAATCATCAAAGGAGAATATTGAAATTGCAAAAAAGTATGATCACATTTATATAAATGTGGGGATTCATCCGCATGAGGCAAAGGATGCACCGAAGGATTTTGAGGATGATCTTTTTGAGCTTGCAGGGTTTGAAAAGAATGTTGCAATAGGTGAGATAGGGCTTGATTATCATTATGATTTTTCGCCCAGGGATGTTCAAAAAGAGGTTTTTATTCGCCAGATAGAGGTTGCAAAAAGGCTTAATCTTCCAGTTGTTGTTCACTCAAGAGAGGCACACAAAGACACGCTTGATATTTTAAATGAGCATGCGATTGGGAAAATACCGGTTTTGATTCACTGCTATTCAGGTAGTGTTGAGATGAGCAGGATTTTGAGAAAACATGGGGTATACATCTCTGTTGGCGGGGTTGTGACTTTCCAGAATGCCAAAAAGCTCATAGAGGTTGTGAAAGAATACCCGCTTGAGCTTTTGATGCTTGAGACAGACAGCCCCTATCTTACCCCTCATCCTCACAGAGGAAAGCGCAATGATTCAACATATTTAAAGTATGTAATATCAAAGATTGCGCAGATTAAAGAGATTTCCGAAGAAAAAGTGATAGAAATCACTACAAAAAATGCCAGAGATGTATTTGGCATCAGGTGATGAAAAAAGAAGGATAGGAGATGAGTCAAAGTAAAGATGGGAATGATAACATACACAATTGACAGCAGGCTATATATCAATGTCACAAACAAGTGCACAAACTCATGCATATTCTGTATAAGAAACACTGAAAGAGGTCTTGGTGATGGGTATGACCTGTGGCTGGACCATGACCCAACAGCAGATGAGATTTTAAATGAGATAAAAGACCCGCAAAAGTATGATGAGATAATCTTCTGTGGCTATGGTGAGCCTTTGATAAGACTTGATGTTGTAATTGAGGTTGCAAAGAGGCTAAAAGAGAAAACAACAGTGCCCTTGAGGGTTAACACAAACGGGCATGCATCATTTATACACAGGAAAAATGTGCCACAGCTTCTTTCCGGGCTTATTGACAGGATTTCGATAAGTCTCAATGCCTCCAGCAAGCAGAAATACAATGAAATTTGCAGACCTTTTAATGAGGATATTTATGACCATGTGATTGAGTTTATAAAAGAGAGCAAAAAATATATAAAAGAAGTGTGGGTTTCATGTGTGGACACCATAATAGATGAAGAGGAAATAGAAAGGTGCAGAGAACTTGCAAAGCAGCTTGGTGTGAATTTTAAATTGAGAGCGTATGAGGGATAATATAGAATAAAGGTGAATTTATTAGGAGTAAAAAATAAATTGAGGTGTCTTTTAATGAAGTTAAAAAGTTTAAGCGTTAAAAACTTCAAAAGTTTCAAAGAAATGAATATAGAACTAAAAGATTTCAACGTGGTTATTGGTGCGAATGCTTCGGGAAAGTCAAATTTTGTTCAAGTATTTAAATTTCTACGCGATATTATAAATCTTGGCTTAGAAAATGCTGTATCCATCCAGGGGGACATTGAATATCTTACTAATCTAAAAGAGGGCCAAGGTGAAGAATTGTCAATTGGTATAGTATGTGAAATAGAGGATGATGGGAAATTTGCAAATACAAAGCAAAACATTGAAATGACTTTCCATGAAATGAAGTATGAGTTTTCTTTAAAAGAGAAAAAAGGATCGCCAGGTTTTAAAATTGTTAACGATTGTTTGCTTCTAAAGTTTAAATTTAAGGATGAAAACGGGAAAATTATTGAGGGTGAAATCAGACTGTCTCATAAAAAAGATAAATTAGTGTATGAAATTTTTCCAAAAGGTATTGAGGATAAAGTGGCAAGTCTTGTCCCGCTTTTATATTTAAAAATGGATTCATTACCCCAGAACCTTCTGCTAATTCAAACGCCTTTATTTTTTATATGGCGGCGCTTGACGATAGATGATATATTCCGTAATATTTCAATTTACGATTTTGAGCCCAAAAAGTCCAAAGAGGCTGCTCCAATTACAGGTAAGGCTGAATTAGAAGAAAATGGCAGCAATCTTGCAAAAGTAGTAAAAAACATTTTGGAAAATGAGGAAAAAAGAAGAAAACTTTTTAATTTAGTAAGTGACATTTTGCCTTTTGTCAATAATCTCTTTGTAGAAAAGTTACCTGATAAGTCCTTGCTTTTCAAGCTCCAGGAATCATACTTTGAAAAAAAGGATATTCCTGCATCATTGCTTTCTGATGGGACTATTAATGTAATAGCAATGATAATTGCATTATATTTTGAAAAGAAAAAGTTTGTTATCTTTGAAGAGCCAGAAAGGAATATTCATCCTTTTCTTATTTCAAAGGTTATTGAAATGATGAAAGAAATTTCACGAAAAAAGCAAATTATTGTTACTACACATAATCCTGAAGTTGTCAAATATGCGGGGATTGATAATCTTCTTTTGGTTTCTCGTGGTAGAGATGGTTTTTCAAGAATTTATCGTCCACTTGAGAAAGACCAAATAAAGATATTTTTAGAAAATGATTTGGGAATAGAAGAACTCTTTATTCAAAATCTTCTTGAGGTAGGAGCGTAAGTAAATGAACTGTGGCAAAGGTATATACGTTTTGGTGGAAGGTATAGATGATGAGAGGTTTTTCGAACGTATATTAAAACCCATGCTCTCTTCTAAATATTCTTTTATTCATATTATAAAATACTCTGGTGATGAGTTTAAAAGCCCAAAAAGTTTACAAAAGTATTCCAATTACATAAGGGCTTTTGCAGAAAGTAATAATGATTATATTTTTATAACAGATATAGATGACTCACCATGTGTTACACATAAAAAAGAGCAAATTGCAAAGTTGATGAAGAATATAAACAAAGAAAAAGTAGTTATAGTTAAAAAGGAGATAGAAAGCTGGTACTTGGCAGGTGCAGAAGATAATTTTTGTTCAAAATTTGGAATTTCAGAGTTTCAAATTGGTAACACCGAAAAGTTGTCAAAAGAAGATTTTAATAAATTTATCCCCCGGAATTTTGACAGAACAGATTTCATGATAGAGCTTACAAAAAATTTTTCAATAGAAAAGGCAAAAAACCGAAATGCCTCTTTTAAATACTTTATGGAAAAGTACATCGAATAGGAATTCTAATTTTTAGAAAGTTTTTCTAACAATGATGTTTGAAAGTTTTCGTATATGTCTAAAATATATAAAAGAAAAAAAATATTTTATTAAAATAGGTCAATTATTCACATAACCACATTTACAAAAATAAAATACAAATTTATAAAAAGTTCATTTATTTTTGGTATTGATTGGTGTATACAAAAAACATATAATTAGTAATGTAAAGAGCAGCTGAGCAAAAAATGAAAAGTGGCTGCGGACAACCCCCTTGGTTTTTTAAAATACATAAGAGGTAGAATCCCCCCCGTTCATTTCCTCCTTTTATATAGAAAGCGGGCAAGGACGCAAAAAGGTGCGTCCTTGCCCGCTTGCGATTTTGGGGGAATTTTTTTAATGCAAGCTTTTTAAAAAATATTGTAAAATAGAATAAGGCATCTTTTTTGTCAAAGGAGAAATTCAAACGCAAAATGGCAAGATATAAGATAGGTTCTCAAAGGAGCGGGGTTTTCAGGAAGACTCAAAAAGAGAAGAAAAGAAGATTTAAACGCAAATACATACTCTACATCTTTGCTGCCTGGATTCTGGCAAATGTTCTTTTGTTTCTGGCAAGAGAATATATCTCAAACTACTACTTTTCAACCCAGCTACCTGCACTTTCTCCTGAAAATTATAAAAGAATACTCATATTTGCACCCCACTGTGATGACGAGACATTGTCTTCTGCTGGTGTTATACAAAAAGCCTTAGCAGGCGGTAGCAGGATAAAAGTTGTTGTAATGACAAACGGTGATGGCTTTACAAGAGCAGCCGGTCAAAACTTTGGGAAAATCAGACTAAAACCGGAGGATTATATACGATTTGGCTACCTTCGCCAGAACGAGACCATTCATGCTCTTGAAGACCTGGGTGTTGACAGAAAAGATATTATATTTCTGGGGTATCCGGATAGGGGTTTGAGGTATCTCTGGGAAAAATACTTCGACTCAAAAGTGAGTTATTTCAATTCTCTTACAAGGACTTTTCATAGTCCATATTCAAATTCTTATGAAAAGAATGTCCAGTACAAAGGTGTAAACGTTGTGAGAAATATAGAGAGTATTATAAAGTCATTTGCTCCAGATTTGATAATCTATCCATATTCGCGCGACCAGCATCCTGACCACTGGGCAACCTCTGCATTTGTAAAATTTACCATCCTGAAAATGGGTTACAAATGTGAGCAGTGGCAGTACCTTGTGCACAGAGGTGACTGGCCAACACCGTTTGGCAGGCACCCGGACATGTTCCTGGTGCCACCTTTCAAGCTTGCATTTACAGACACCAACTGGTATCAGGTGATGCTTGATGATTTTATGATAGAGAAAAAGACAAACTCCATTTCTGATTATCACTCTCAAATGAAGGTTATGAGAGGGTTTCTGGAAGCCTTTGTAAGACAGAATGAGCTTTTTGCAAAGGTTGATGACATCATTGCAAGAAAGTATCAGGGAGATGATTTATTCTCCTCAAAGTATATTATTATGAAAGAGCCAACACATGACATCTGGTCGATCATTTTCGAAAAAGGTGCGGACATAGACAGTATCTACGCTGCACATGACAGCAGGAATATATATATTGGAATAAAGATGGCCGGGTCGGCAAAAAGACTTATCGGCTATTATCTGCACATCCGTGCATTTAAAGACCAGAAATATCTTGGGAGGATGTACATCCAGATTTCGGGAAGTAAAATGAAAAGCGAAAAAAATATGACAACCCCTCAGTTTTCTTTAGAGAATTCAAAATTTAAGAGAAACAAAAACTATATGATGGTGACTCTTCCAAAGAAAGATTTACAGAATCCAAACATGCTTTTTTTGAGTCTTCGAACAGAATTTTTGGGCCGTCAGCTTGACAGAAGTGCATGGAAAGTTGTTTTGCTAAAATGAAACTCTTACTGTGGTATGAGCTCTTCGTATTTATAGGTAAATTCTATAAGTTTTGGTGTCATGTAAATGGGAGAATTTGTTCTTAAAGCAAGTGCAATTGCATCGCTTGGTCTTGAATCTATGACAGATATGACATTGTTGTAGTCTTTTAAATAAAGCTCTGCAAAGTATGTTCCATCTTTGATATCAGTGATTACAACCTTTTGTATTGAAATGCCAAATTTTTGAAAGATGTTAATCATCAAATCGTGCGTGACCGGGCGTGGCAGCTGCTGCTTTTCAAGTGCAAGCGCGATGGACTGAGCTTCTAAAGGACCGATAAAGATGGGAAGCACCATTTTGTTGTTCCTGTCGCAAAGCAGGACTGCAAAACCTCCGCCTTCCTGGAAGAATGCAACGTTTAAAACATACATCTCAATCATTGCAAACAGCACCTCTTTAAAGTTTTTTCTAAATTTGCTCCACAGTAAAAAGCAAAAACCCCTTACTTTAATATTATGACACAAAGTAAGGGGTAAAATAAAGATTTCAATGAAAAAATTGTTTTTAGTTTTTCAGGATTCTGAGTGAATTCAGGATGGCAATCAATGCAACACCTACATCTGCCAAAACAGCCTCCCAGAGGTTTGCAAAACCTGCTGTACCAAGGAGCATCACCAGAAACTTTACAGACAGCGAGATTGCAATGTTCTGGATTACAATTTTGCGTACAAATCTTGAAATGTCTATCAAATCCAGAATCCTGGTGGTTGAATTTTCAAGCAAAATCACATCTGCTGCTTCACCTGCAATGCTTGACGCACCACGTGCAAAAGAAATTCCAACATCGCACAAGGCAAGAGCAGGAGAGTCGTTTATTCCATCACCCACAAATACTGTAGCAGCTTTTCCGGCTTCTTTTTTAATGCTTTGTGCAATCCTTGCTTTATCCTGTGGGAGAAGATTTGCAAAAACTACGTCAAAATCAAGCTTATTTGCAACTTCTTCAGCAGCTTCCTTCCTGTCGCCGGTGAGAAGAAAGGTTTTTATTCCAAGTTGTTTTAACCTTTGCAATGTTTCCTTTATATCTTCTTTGAGAAAATCCTTCAAAACAACATATCCACAAAACCTGCCATCAACGGCCATATAAACTGCTGTTGCAAAAAGCAAATTTTTTTCTTCTTCTGGTTCAAGATCAATCACTATGCCCTTTTCCTGTAAAAACTCCTTTGTCCCGGCAATGACCATTTTGCTGTCCACAACACCTTCTATTCCCCTGCCGGCATACTCTTTTATCTCTTTTACTGACTCTGCATCCACTTTTACTTTAAATTCATTGGTTATGGAAATTGCAATTGGATGATTTGAAAAGCTTTCTACGTGGCAAAGAAGTCTTATAAACTCTTT
The Caldicellulosiruptor morganii DNA segment above includes these coding regions:
- the metG gene encoding methionine--tRNA ligase; translation: MEKPKFYITTPIYYPSDKLHIGHTYCTVAADTIARYKRLRGFDVFFLTGTDEHGQKIERKAQEAGKTPQEYVDEIVASIKDLWKLMNISYDDFIRTTEERHKKVVQKIFTKLYEQGDIYKSEYEGWYCTPCESFWLDRQLVDGKCPDCGRPVERAREESYFFRLSKYQDALVKYIEEHPDFIVPQSRANEMINNFIKPGLEDVCVSRTTLKWGIPVPFDQKHVIYVWIDALSNYITALGYMSEDDSRFKRYWPADVHLVGKEIVRFHTIIWPAMLMALGLPLPKMVFGHGWLLLEGGKMSKSKGNVVDPVILAQKYGVDSLRYFLLREIPFGADGHFSEDALKTRHNSDLANDLGNLLSRTVAMIEKYFDGVVQLPEEKDELDNEIITLAKQVYDNVCKYLDELQFSNALIEIWKLIARANKYIDETMPWVLGKDKSKYPRLKTVLYNLAEVLRIVAILIEPFMPQTTPKMLSQLGISKEENPDITAWESAANFGLIKEGTRVRKDQPLFPRIIDDEEEKKVQEQSKDLTKIEGAVPADDKKEEEKKEYISIEDFAKIELKVAKVLEAEKIEGADKLLKLIVDLGDEKRQIVAGIAKHYSPEELVGKKIVVVANLKPAKLRGVESQGMLLAASIGDELCIISPEKDIKEGARVK
- a CDS encoding TatD family hydrolase, translated to MIVDVHAHYDDEAFLEDLEDVMAKLKREGIVAISSSSSIESSKENIEIAKKYDHIYINVGIHPHEAKDAPKDFEDDLFELAGFEKNVAIGEIGLDYHYDFSPRDVQKEVFIRQIEVAKRLNLPVVVHSREAHKDTLDILNEHAIGKIPVLIHCYSGSVEMSRILRKHGVYISVGGVVTFQNAKKLIEVVKEYPLELLMLETDSPYLTPHPHRGKRNDSTYLKYVISKIAQIKEISEEKVIEITTKNARDVFGIR
- a CDS encoding TatD family nuclease-associated radical SAM protein, which gives rise to MGMITYTIDSRLYINVTNKCTNSCIFCIRNTERGLGDGYDLWLDHDPTADEILNEIKDPQKYDEIIFCGYGEPLIRLDVVIEVAKRLKEKTTVPLRVNTNGHASFIHRKNVPQLLSGLIDRISISLNASSKQKYNEICRPFNEDIYDHVIEFIKESKKYIKEVWVSCVDTIIDEEEIERCRELAKQLGVNFKLRAYEG
- a CDS encoding AAA family ATPase: MKLKSLSVKNFKSFKEMNIELKDFNVVIGANASGKSNFVQVFKFLRDIINLGLENAVSIQGDIEYLTNLKEGQGEELSIGIVCEIEDDGKFANTKQNIEMTFHEMKYEFSLKEKKGSPGFKIVNDCLLLKFKFKDENGKIIEGEIRLSHKKDKLVYEIFPKGIEDKVASLVPLLYLKMDSLPQNLLLIQTPLFFIWRRLTIDDIFRNISIYDFEPKKSKEAAPITGKAELEENGSNLAKVVKNILENEEKRRKLFNLVSDILPFVNNLFVEKLPDKSLLFKLQESYFEKKDIPASLLSDGTINVIAMIIALYFEKKKFVIFEEPERNIHPFLISKVIEMMKEISRKKQIIVTTHNPEVVKYAGIDNLLLVSRGRDGFSRIYRPLEKDQIKIFLENDLGIEELFIQNLLEVGA
- a CDS encoding PIG-L deacetylase family protein produces the protein MARYKIGSQRSGVFRKTQKEKKRRFKRKYILYIFAAWILANVLLFLAREYISNYYFSTQLPALSPENYKRILIFAPHCDDETLSSAGVIQKALAGGSRIKVVVMTNGDGFTRAAGQNFGKIRLKPEDYIRFGYLRQNETIHALEDLGVDRKDIIFLGYPDRGLRYLWEKYFDSKVSYFNSLTRTFHSPYSNSYEKNVQYKGVNVVRNIESIIKSFAPDLIIYPYSRDQHPDHWATSAFVKFTILKMGYKCEQWQYLVHRGDWPTPFGRHPDMFLVPPFKLAFTDTNWYQVMLDDFMIEKKTNSISDYHSQMKVMRGFLEAFVRQNELFAKVDDIIARKYQGDDLFSSKYIIMKEPTHDIWSIIFEKGADIDSIYAAHDSRNIYIGIKMAGSAKRLIGYYLHIRAFKDQKYLGRMYIQISGSKMKSEKNMTTPQFSLENSKFKRNKNYMMVTLPKKDLQNPNMLFLSLRTEFLGRQLDRSAWKVVLLK